From a single Vitis vinifera cultivar Pinot Noir 40024 chromosome 18, ASM3070453v1 genomic region:
- the LOC100242084 gene encoding auxin-responsive protein SAUR50 gives MSVGFGKCSKIRHIVRLRQMLRRWRHKAAEASRMSSSCIPSDVPAGHVAVCVGTDGKRFVVRATYLNHPVFKKLLVEAEEEYGFTNQGPLSLPCDESVFEEILCFISRSEASNSARFVNREDFQRYCHVGIRSSLDFWPESRPLLHSKSIW, from the coding sequence ATGTCAGTTGGCTTTGGAAAATGCAGCAAAATCCGGCACATTGTCCGACTCCGGCAAATGCTCCGGCGGTGGCGCCACAAAGCAGCAGAGGCCTCCCGCATGTCATCCAGTTGCATTCCCTCCGATGTTCCCGCCGGCCACGTCGCCGTTTGCGTCGGCACCGATGGGAAAAGATTCGTGGTTCGTGCCACCTACTTGAACCACCCCGTCTTCAAGAAACTCCTAGTGGAAGCTGAAGAAGAGTACGGATTCACCAACCAAGGTCCCCTTTCACTTCCGTGCGACGAGTCAGTCTTTGAAGAGATCCTCTGCTTCATATCACGGTCCGAAGCCAGCAACTCAGCGCGTTTCGTCAATCGTGAAGATTTTCAGAGATATTGCCACGTAGGCATCAGAAGTAGTCTGGACTTCTGGCCCGAATCTCGACCGCTTCTTCATAGTAAAAGCATTTGGTAA
- the LOC100262624 gene encoding filament-like plant protein 4 isoform X2 has product MRQIRNLKEEHEQNLHDVVLAKTKQWEKIKLELEAKMGDLEQELLRSAAENATLSRTLQERSNMLFKMSEEKSQAEAEIELLKSNIESCEREINSLKYELHLVSKELEIRNEEKNMSIRSAEVANKQHLEGVKKIAKLEAECQRLRGLVRKKLPGPAALAQMKLEVESLGRDYGETRQRRSPVKPPSPHLSPLPEFSIDNVQQCHKDNEFLTERLLGMEEETKMLKEALAKRNSELQASRNICAKTASKLQNLEAQLQMNNQQKSPPKSNLQIPNDGSLSQNASNPPSMTSMSEDGNDDAVSCAESWATGLVSGLSQFKKENANHLELMDDFLEMEKLACLSNNSNGAFSVNNKRSEAVDHGAIAEVTSSKDLQLEQKHDLDSLANQVSSNAELSEVNPQSDKDLLPLTKLRSRISMVFESVSEDSDTGKILEEIKRVLQDTHDTLHQHSVSCVVEEIHCSDATCDRQACPEDAGVTAEREISLSQDCKPGTDTLHIISQELAAAISQIHEFVLFLGKEAMAIQGASPDGNGWSRKIEDFSATVNKVLCRKMSVIDFIFDLSNVLAKASELNFNILGYKGAGEEINSSDCIDKVALPENKVVQKDTSGERYPNGCAHISDSTSDPEVPHDGNLVPGFKSNAASCNCSLEEFEQLKSEKDTLEMHLARCTENLESTKSQLQETEQLLAEAKSQLTSAQKLNSLADTQLKCMAESYRSLETRAEELETEVNLLRGKTETLESELQEEKRSHENALIRCKDLQEQLERNEGCSVCAMSSAADIDVKTKQERELASAADKLAECQETIFLLGKQLNAMRPQTDLLGSPQSERSQRVEVFHEDEPTTSGMNLQDIDQVDTESTASINVHRIGGESPLELYNTPRSPSETESNLLLRSPVGSKHPKHRPTKSNSSSSAPTPEKQSRGFSRFFSSKGKNGH; this is encoded by the exons ATGCGGCAGATACGGAACCTCAAGGAAGAACACGAGCAGAATTTGCATGATGTGGTTCTTGCCAAAACCAAGCAGTGGGAGAAAATTAAGCTTGAGCTTGAAGCAAAGATGGGTGACCTAGAGCAAGAACTCCTCAGGTCTGCTGCTGAAAATGCCACACTTTCCAGGACATTACAGGAGCGTTCTAACATGCTATTCAAGATGAGTGAAGAAAAATCACAAGCTGAAGCAGAGATTGAGCTTTTGAAGAGCAATATTGAGTCATGTGAAAGGGAAATCAATTCACTTAAATATGAACTCCATTTAGTTTCCAAAGAGCTGGAAATCCGTAATGAGGAGAAGAACATGAGTATTCGGTCTGCAGAAGTAGCCAACAAGCAGCATTTGGAGGGTGTAAAGAAAATAGCTAAGCTTGAGGCGGAGTGTCAAAGATTACGTGGCCTTGTTCGAAAGAAGTTACCTGGTCCAGCTGCACTGGCCCAAATGAAGCTAGAAGTTGAGAGTTTAGGCCGAGATTATGGAGAAACTAGACAAAGGAGGTCTCCTGTTAAGCCTCCTAGTCCACACCTGTCCCCATTGCCAGAATTTTCTATTGACAACGTCCAGCAATGTCATAAAGACAATGAGTTTCTCACTGAACGATTATTGGGAATGGAAGAAGAAACAAAGATGCTGAAAGAAGCTTTGGCAAAGCGTAATAGTGAATTGCAGGCTTCAAGGAATATTTGCGCCAAGACAGCTAGCAAGCTTCAAAATCTAGAAGCACAGCTGCAAAtgaataatcaacaaaaaagtCCTCCAAAATCTAATCTACAGATACCCAATGATGGTTCCTTGAGTCAAAATGCAAGCAATCCACCAAGCATGACCTCAATGTCTGAAGATGGAAATGATGATGCAGTTAGTTGTGCGGAATCTTGGGCTACCGGGTTAGTCTCTGGGCTCTCCCAATTCAAGAAGGAAAATGCAAATCACCTCGAGCTTATGGACGACTTTTTGGAGATGGAGAAGTTGGCTTGTTTGTCAAACAATTCTAATGGAGCCTTCTCTGTTAACAATAAGAGATCTGAAGCTGTGGACCATGGTGCCATAGCAGAAGTCACTAGTAGTAAAGATCTTCAGTTGGAACAGAAACATGATTTGGATTCATTGGCCAATCAGGTGTCTTCTAATGCAGAATTGTCAGAAGTAAATCCTCAATCTGATAAGGATCTGCTTCCTTTGACAAAGCTCCGATCAAGAATCTCTATGGTCTTTGAGTCTGTATCAGAGGATTCTGACACAGGGAAAATTTTGGAGGAGATCAAGCGTGTTCTACAGGACACACATGATACCCTGCATCAGCACTCTGTAAGTTGTGTTGTCGAGGAAATACACTGTTCTGATGCTACATGTGATAGGCAGGCTTGTCCTGAGGATGCTGGTGTGACAGCTGAAAGGGAGATCTCTTTGTCCCAAGATTGTAAACCAGGGACTGACACCCTGCATATTATAAGCCAAGAATTGGCAGCTGCCATTTCTCAGATTCATGAATTTGTGCTGTTTCTGGGCAAAGAAGCTATGGCAATCCAGGGCGCATCCCCTGATGGAAATGGATGGAGCCGAAAAATTGAGGACTTCTCTGCCACCGTTAATAAAGTTCTTTGCAGAAAAATGAGTGTGATCGACTTTATTTTTGATCTTTCTAATGTTCTGGCTAAAGCAAGTGAACTCAACTTTAATATTCTGGGGTATAAAGGTGCTGGAGAAGAAATCAATAGTTCAGATTGCATAGACAAGGTTGCTTTACCAGAGAATAAGGTTGTTCAAAAGGACACCTCAGGAGAGAGGTATCCAAATGGTTGTGCCCACATTTCTGATTCCACTTCTGATCCAGAGGTGCCTCATGATGGGAATTTAGTCCCAGGCTTTAAGTCTAATGCTGCATCATGCAACTGCTCATTGGAGGAGTTTGAACAATTGAAATCAGAGAAAGATACCCTGGAAATGCATCTAGCTAGATGTACTGAAAATCTGGAGAGCACAAAATCACAATTACAGGAAACAGAGCAGCTTCTGGCAGAAGCTAAATCACAATTGACATCTGCTCAAAAATTGAACAGCTTGGCTGACACACAGTTGAAATGCATGGCAGAATCATACAGATCACTTGAAACACGTGCGGAGGAGTTGGAAACTGAAGTAAATCTTTTGCGTGGAAAAACTGAGACACTGGAAAGTGAGCTTCAAGAGGAAAAGAGAAGTCATGAGAATGCTTTGATCAGATGCAAGGATCTGCAAGAGCAATTAGAAAG GAATGAGGGTTGTTCTGTATGTGCAATGTCTTCAGCGGCTGATATTGATGTCAAGACCAAACAG GAGAGAGAATTAGCGTCTGCTGCAGACAAGTTGGCAGAATGTCAAGAAACCATATTTCTTCTGGGCAAGCAATTGAATGCCATGCGTCCTCAAACAGATCTCCTGGGATCCCCTCAAAGTGAGAGAAGTCAGAGAGTTGAAGTCTTCCATGAAGATGAACCCACCACTAGTGGCATGAACTTGCAAGACATTGATCAGGTTGACACAGAGAGTACTGCCTCAATCAATGTGCACAGAATAGGTGGTGAGTCCCCCCTGGAGCTATACAACACACCACGCAGCCCATCTGAAACTGAATCAAACCTCCTCTTGAGATCCCCAGTCGGTTCAAAGCATCCAAAGCACAGGCCCACCAAGTCAAATTCTTCCTCTTCTGCCCCGACCCCTGAGAAACAGTCACGGGGTTTCAGCAGATTCTTTtcatcaaaaggaaaaaatggccATTAG
- the LOC100262624 gene encoding filament-like plant protein 4 isoform X1 → MSWPWKKKSSDKAGAEKIVAALESAGVSLTSAGSQGNQENYKKPTYVQISVESYSHLTGLEDQVKTYEDQVQKLEDQITELNEKLSEAHSEMTTKDNLVKQHAKVAEEAVSGWEKAEAEALALKNHLESATLAKLTAEDRASHLDGALKECMRQIRNLKEEHEQNLHDVVLAKTKQWEKIKLELEAKMGDLEQELLRSAAENATLSRTLQERSNMLFKMSEEKSQAEAEIELLKSNIESCEREINSLKYELHLVSKELEIRNEEKNMSIRSAEVANKQHLEGVKKIAKLEAECQRLRGLVRKKLPGPAALAQMKLEVESLGRDYGETRQRRSPVKPPSPHLSPLPEFSIDNVQQCHKDNEFLTERLLGMEEETKMLKEALAKRNSELQASRNICAKTASKLQNLEAQLQMNNQQKSPPKSNLQIPNDGSLSQNASNPPSMTSMSEDGNDDAVSCAESWATGLVSGLSQFKKENANHLELMDDFLEMEKLACLSNNSNGAFSVNNKRSEAVDHGAIAEVTSSKDLQLEQKHDLDSLANQVSSNAELSEVNPQSDKDLLPLTKLRSRISMVFESVSEDSDTGKILEEIKRVLQDTHDTLHQHSVSCVVEEIHCSDATCDRQACPEDAGVTAEREISLSQDCKPGTDTLHIISQELAAAISQIHEFVLFLGKEAMAIQGASPDGNGWSRKIEDFSATVNKVLCRKMSVIDFIFDLSNVLAKASELNFNILGYKGAGEEINSSDCIDKVALPENKVVQKDTSGERYPNGCAHISDSTSDPEVPHDGNLVPGFKSNAASCNCSLEEFEQLKSEKDTLEMHLARCTENLESTKSQLQETEQLLAEAKSQLTSAQKLNSLADTQLKCMAESYRSLETRAEELETEVNLLRGKTETLESELQEEKRSHENALIRCKDLQEQLERNEGCSVCAMSSAADIDVKTKQERELASAADKLAECQETIFLLGKQLNAMRPQTDLLGSPQSERSQRVEVFHEDEPTTSGMNLQDIDQVDTESTASINVHRIGGESPLELYNTPRSPSETESNLLLRSPVGSKHPKHRPTKSNSSSSAPTPEKQSRGFSRFFSSKGKNGH, encoded by the exons ATGAGTTGGCCCTGGAAGAAGAAGTCATCTGACAAGGCGGGAGCCGAGAAAATAGTTGCTGCATTAGAGTCTGCTGGTGTTTCTTTGACTTCAGCTGGATCTCAGGGCAATCAG GAGAATTACAAAAAGCCAACCTATGTTCAAATTTCTGTGGAGTCATATTCGCATTTGACTGGGTTGGAGGATCAAGTGAAGACATATGAGGATCAAGTTCAAAAACTGGAGGATCAAATTACGGAATTGAATGAAAAGCTATCTGAAGCCCATTCTGAGATGACTACTAAGGACAATTTGGTGAAGCAGCATGCTAAAGTTGCTGAAGAAGCTGTCTCAG GTTGGGAGAAGGCTGAAGCAGAAGCTTTGGCATTGAAAAATCATCTGGAATCTGCAACACTTGCAAAGCTTACTGCTGAGGACCGGGCATCGCATTTGGATGGAGCTCTCAAAGAGTGCATGCGGCAGATACGGAACCTCAAGGAAGAACACGAGCAGAATTTGCATGATGTGGTTCTTGCCAAAACCAAGCAGTGGGAGAAAATTAAGCTTGAGCTTGAAGCAAAGATGGGTGACCTAGAGCAAGAACTCCTCAGGTCTGCTGCTGAAAATGCCACACTTTCCAGGACATTACAGGAGCGTTCTAACATGCTATTCAAGATGAGTGAAGAAAAATCACAAGCTGAAGCAGAGATTGAGCTTTTGAAGAGCAATATTGAGTCATGTGAAAGGGAAATCAATTCACTTAAATATGAACTCCATTTAGTTTCCAAAGAGCTGGAAATCCGTAATGAGGAGAAGAACATGAGTATTCGGTCTGCAGAAGTAGCCAACAAGCAGCATTTGGAGGGTGTAAAGAAAATAGCTAAGCTTGAGGCGGAGTGTCAAAGATTACGTGGCCTTGTTCGAAAGAAGTTACCTGGTCCAGCTGCACTGGCCCAAATGAAGCTAGAAGTTGAGAGTTTAGGCCGAGATTATGGAGAAACTAGACAAAGGAGGTCTCCTGTTAAGCCTCCTAGTCCACACCTGTCCCCATTGCCAGAATTTTCTATTGACAACGTCCAGCAATGTCATAAAGACAATGAGTTTCTCACTGAACGATTATTGGGAATGGAAGAAGAAACAAAGATGCTGAAAGAAGCTTTGGCAAAGCGTAATAGTGAATTGCAGGCTTCAAGGAATATTTGCGCCAAGACAGCTAGCAAGCTTCAAAATCTAGAAGCACAGCTGCAAAtgaataatcaacaaaaaagtCCTCCAAAATCTAATCTACAGATACCCAATGATGGTTCCTTGAGTCAAAATGCAAGCAATCCACCAAGCATGACCTCAATGTCTGAAGATGGAAATGATGATGCAGTTAGTTGTGCGGAATCTTGGGCTACCGGGTTAGTCTCTGGGCTCTCCCAATTCAAGAAGGAAAATGCAAATCACCTCGAGCTTATGGACGACTTTTTGGAGATGGAGAAGTTGGCTTGTTTGTCAAACAATTCTAATGGAGCCTTCTCTGTTAACAATAAGAGATCTGAAGCTGTGGACCATGGTGCCATAGCAGAAGTCACTAGTAGTAAAGATCTTCAGTTGGAACAGAAACATGATTTGGATTCATTGGCCAATCAGGTGTCTTCTAATGCAGAATTGTCAGAAGTAAATCCTCAATCTGATAAGGATCTGCTTCCTTTGACAAAGCTCCGATCAAGAATCTCTATGGTCTTTGAGTCTGTATCAGAGGATTCTGACACAGGGAAAATTTTGGAGGAGATCAAGCGTGTTCTACAGGACACACATGATACCCTGCATCAGCACTCTGTAAGTTGTGTTGTCGAGGAAATACACTGTTCTGATGCTACATGTGATAGGCAGGCTTGTCCTGAGGATGCTGGTGTGACAGCTGAAAGGGAGATCTCTTTGTCCCAAGATTGTAAACCAGGGACTGACACCCTGCATATTATAAGCCAAGAATTGGCAGCTGCCATTTCTCAGATTCATGAATTTGTGCTGTTTCTGGGCAAAGAAGCTATGGCAATCCAGGGCGCATCCCCTGATGGAAATGGATGGAGCCGAAAAATTGAGGACTTCTCTGCCACCGTTAATAAAGTTCTTTGCAGAAAAATGAGTGTGATCGACTTTATTTTTGATCTTTCTAATGTTCTGGCTAAAGCAAGTGAACTCAACTTTAATATTCTGGGGTATAAAGGTGCTGGAGAAGAAATCAATAGTTCAGATTGCATAGACAAGGTTGCTTTACCAGAGAATAAGGTTGTTCAAAAGGACACCTCAGGAGAGAGGTATCCAAATGGTTGTGCCCACATTTCTGATTCCACTTCTGATCCAGAGGTGCCTCATGATGGGAATTTAGTCCCAGGCTTTAAGTCTAATGCTGCATCATGCAACTGCTCATTGGAGGAGTTTGAACAATTGAAATCAGAGAAAGATACCCTGGAAATGCATCTAGCTAGATGTACTGAAAATCTGGAGAGCACAAAATCACAATTACAGGAAACAGAGCAGCTTCTGGCAGAAGCTAAATCACAATTGACATCTGCTCAAAAATTGAACAGCTTGGCTGACACACAGTTGAAATGCATGGCAGAATCATACAGATCACTTGAAACACGTGCGGAGGAGTTGGAAACTGAAGTAAATCTTTTGCGTGGAAAAACTGAGACACTGGAAAGTGAGCTTCAAGAGGAAAAGAGAAGTCATGAGAATGCTTTGATCAGATGCAAGGATCTGCAAGAGCAATTAGAAAG GAATGAGGGTTGTTCTGTATGTGCAATGTCTTCAGCGGCTGATATTGATGTCAAGACCAAACAG GAGAGAGAATTAGCGTCTGCTGCAGACAAGTTGGCAGAATGTCAAGAAACCATATTTCTTCTGGGCAAGCAATTGAATGCCATGCGTCCTCAAACAGATCTCCTGGGATCCCCTCAAAGTGAGAGAAGTCAGAGAGTTGAAGTCTTCCATGAAGATGAACCCACCACTAGTGGCATGAACTTGCAAGACATTGATCAGGTTGACACAGAGAGTACTGCCTCAATCAATGTGCACAGAATAGGTGGTGAGTCCCCCCTGGAGCTATACAACACACCACGCAGCCCATCTGAAACTGAATCAAACCTCCTCTTGAGATCCCCAGTCGGTTCAAAGCATCCAAAGCACAGGCCCACCAAGTCAAATTCTTCCTCTTCTGCCCCGACCCCTGAGAAACAGTCACGGGGTTTCAGCAGATTCTTTtcatcaaaaggaaaaaatggccATTAG